The Candidatus Rokuibacteriota bacterium genome has a segment encoding these proteins:
- a CDS encoding molybdopterin-dependent oxidoreductase: protein MFLWGRNPMATNLHVVPILKEVRARGGRVFLVDPVQSESAGLCDRHFQPRVASDAHLAMAMAKIILEEGLHDRDFVEKHTHGFAAYRALLDARPLEALCTACDLPEQEIRDMARIYATTKPAAILLGWGLNKYKHSAEIFRLVDALGALCGNIGVTGGGVSHGYNTQRHFDKSVELPERARHRRSIPEPLLGRGLIDAANPKIHMMFVNGGNPVNQSPNSQLVASAMAALEFVVVVDCFLTDTSDYAHIFFPTTTFLEEEDMLVSWGHNIIGGVNRVIEPLGGARPDLWIFQQLAERLGFGDEMAGTPREWLKRIFVPLERKGVSVEQVMQGPVRCPVAPLVPFADRAFPTKSGKFEFITAMAYEPRVLPDYPLTLVTNYSKKWLLSQMLEKDHPKVASVRIGAGTASTYGVESGEEVIIRSPVGHLKVEVIVDNRVSRGMVIMPVGTWIKRGGGANVLTEDIMSNFGEMAAYGETRVRLERPVPAGHP from the coding sequence GTGTTCCTCTGGGGCCGCAACCCCATGGCCACGAACCTCCACGTCGTGCCGATCCTCAAGGAGGTGCGCGCGCGTGGCGGCCGTGTGTTCCTCGTCGATCCGGTGCAGAGCGAGTCCGCCGGGCTCTGTGACCGCCATTTCCAGCCCCGGGTCGCGAGTGATGCGCACCTGGCCATGGCGATGGCCAAGATCATCCTCGAGGAAGGACTTCACGATCGCGACTTCGTCGAGAAGCACACGCACGGCTTCGCCGCGTATCGGGCACTGCTCGACGCTCGTCCGCTGGAGGCGTTGTGCACGGCGTGCGATCTGCCCGAGCAGGAGATCCGTGACATGGCGCGGATCTACGCCACCACCAAGCCCGCCGCGATCCTCCTGGGCTGGGGGCTCAACAAGTACAAGCACAGTGCCGAGATCTTCCGGCTGGTCGATGCCCTCGGCGCCCTGTGCGGCAATATCGGCGTCACCGGCGGCGGTGTCTCGCACGGCTATAACACCCAGCGGCACTTCGACAAGTCGGTGGAGCTTCCCGAGCGCGCCCGTCACCGCCGCTCCATTCCCGAGCCTCTGCTCGGGCGTGGCCTCATCGACGCCGCGAACCCGAAAATTCACATGATGTTCGTGAATGGCGGCAACCCCGTCAATCAGTCACCGAACTCACAACTCGTCGCCTCCGCCATGGCGGCCCTCGAATTCGTCGTGGTTGTCGACTGCTTCCTCACGGACACCAGTGACTACGCGCACATCTTCTTCCCGACGACGACGTTCCTCGAGGAAGAGGACATGCTCGTGTCGTGGGGGCACAACATCATCGGCGGTGTCAATCGCGTGATCGAGCCGCTGGGCGGCGCGCGGCCGGATCTGTGGATCTTTCAGCAGCTCGCCGAGCGGCTGGGCTTCGGCGACGAGATGGCGGGCACGCCGCGGGAGTGGCTGAAGCGGATCTTCGTCCCGCTGGAGCGCAAGGGCGTGTCGGTTGAGCAGGTGATGCAGGGGCCCGTACGCTGCCCCGTGGCGCCCCTGGTTCCCTTCGCGGATAGGGCCTTTCCGACGAAGTCCGGCAAGTTCGAGTTCATCACCGCCATGGCATATGAGCCGCGGGTCCTGCCGGACTACCCGCTGACCCTCGTCACGAACTACAGTAAGAAGTGGTTGCTGTCCCAGATGCTCGAGAAGGATCATCCCAAGGTAGCCTCTGTCCGGATCGGCGCGGGCACGGCCTCGACGTACGGGGTGGAGAGCGGAGAAGAGGTAATCATCCGCTCGCCGGTGGGCCATTTGAAGGTCGAAGTGATCGTCGACAACCGGGTGAGCCGCGGCATGGTGATCATGCCTGTCGGAACGTGGATCAAGCGGGGGGGTGGCGCCAACGTCTTGACCGAGGACATCATGTCCAACTTCGGTGAGATGGCCGCCTACGGTGAGACGCGTGTCCGGCTGGAGCGTCCGGTCCCGGCGGGTCACCCGTGA
- a CDS encoding molybdopterin-dependent oxidoreductase — MEKRIYTSCTLDCPDGCGIVAYVEEGRVIRLEGHPTHEFTRGYLCGKTYRFPERVYSDERVLSPMRRSNGRIAGAWERIGWDEALATVAGRIRHFVDTLGPLSIMAYQRTGSWGATKLLSRRFWNLLGGVTTPRGSL; from the coding sequence ATGGAGAAGCGGATCTACACCTCGTGCACCCTGGACTGCCCGGACGGCTGCGGAATCGTTGCGTACGTCGAGGAGGGCCGCGTCATCCGGCTGGAAGGCCACCCCACCCACGAGTTCACGCGCGGCTATCTCTGCGGCAAGACGTACCGGTTCCCCGAGCGCGTCTACAGCGATGAGCGCGTGCTGTCCCCCATGCGGCGTAGCAACGGGCGCATCGCGGGCGCCTGGGAGCGGATCGGCTGGGACGAGGCGCTGGCGACCGTGGCCGGCCGCATCCGCCACTTCGTCGACACGCTCGGCCCGTTGTCCATCATGGCCTACCAGCGCACCGGGTCCTGGGGCGCCACCAAGCTGCTGAGCCGGAGGTTCTGGAACCTGCTCGGCGGTGTCACCACGCCCCGCGGCTCGCTCTGA
- the mce gene encoding methylmalonyl-CoA epimerase, whose amino-acid sequence MKIKRIEHVGIVVSDLDGSRRLWENVLGIHLAEVEHLEQHQVRIAMYPIGESMVELLAGTAPDSKYARLAREGRAGLHHICLEVEDIDGALAELRTKGVPLLDETPRPGHQGSRIAFLDPAGTGNVLVELVELPGKPPTHG is encoded by the coding sequence GTGAAGATCAAGCGGATCGAGCACGTGGGCATCGTGGTGAGCGACCTCGACGGTAGCCGCCGGCTGTGGGAGAACGTCCTCGGCATCCACCTGGCGGAGGTCGAGCACCTCGAGCAGCACCAGGTCAGGATCGCGATGTACCCGATCGGCGAGTCCATGGTGGAGCTGCTGGCGGGGACAGCCCCTGACAGCAAGTACGCGCGACTGGCGCGGGAGGGGCGGGCGGGCCTGCACCACATCTGCCTCGAGGTCGAGGACATCGACGGTGCGCTCGCAGAGCTGAGGACGAAGGGCGTGCCACTCCTCGACGAGACGCCGCGACCCGGTCATCAGGGTAGCCGCATCGCCTTCCTGGACCCCGCCGGCACCGGCAACGTGCTGGTGGAGCTGGTGGAGCTGCCGGGCAAGCCACCCACGCACGGTTGA
- a CDS encoding TRAP transporter permease — protein MRELTGYAGWVVATLGVAMSLYHVYARLTAAAPDSLILRIITLMFSLVLGFLLFPRTAGSPRDRIPWTDLALAALSVWPLFYLIFNYRYVVDRLPASDPLSLGDKVAAGLAILLVLEVTRRTIGPALPIVVVGFILYAVAGPWFPVLPHRGLTLEVLLDQTFFTTEGLFGIPLGVAGSYVILFIVFGAFLEKSGAGQFFMNFANALAGGSRGGPGKVAVISSSLFGTISGSAVANVMVDGWLTIPMMKRTGFKPEAAAAIEAVASTGGQIMPPIMGAAAFVMAEFLGVSYTAVMLAALIPALFYYAALFAAIHFTAVRSGLRGIPREELPALGLTLRQQSHLFLPVIIIFALLVAGFSATYAAIVSTVSVILLSYLRTESRIGLTRAIEALRAGAEQTVPVAMATAAAGIVIGVIMQLGVAIRFTAFLVDVAASNLPVALVITMAAALILGMGMPTTASYLMQVAILIPALINLGVMPMAAHMFAFYFSCLSAVTPPVALAVYAAASISRSGLWGSGWQAMKFSAAGFIVPFFFVYSPALLFDGAWIDIVRATVSGTIGVICLAAGLEGYFLRPTIRLERLIFIAAALTLIHPGLATDLIGVGLLGLGLGMQKLRRPDPVGVPIVSPR, from the coding sequence ATGCGCGAGCTCACCGGGTACGCAGGCTGGGTGGTGGCCACGCTGGGTGTCGCGATGTCGCTCTACCACGTCTACGCGCGCCTCACGGCGGCCGCGCCCGACAGCCTGATCCTCCGCATCATCACGCTCATGTTCTCCCTGGTGCTGGGGTTCCTCCTCTTCCCCCGCACCGCGGGGTCGCCGCGTGATCGGATCCCGTGGACTGACCTGGCGCTGGCGGCGCTGTCCGTCTGGCCGCTCTTCTACCTGATCTTCAACTACCGCTACGTCGTCGATCGTTTGCCGGCCTCGGACCCGCTCTCGCTCGGCGACAAGGTGGCCGCAGGCCTGGCCATCCTGCTCGTGCTCGAGGTGACGCGGCGCACGATCGGCCCCGCCCTGCCCATCGTCGTGGTCGGGTTCATACTGTACGCAGTGGCCGGGCCCTGGTTTCCCGTCCTCCCACACCGCGGGTTGACGCTCGAGGTCCTGCTCGACCAGACCTTCTTCACCACCGAAGGCCTCTTCGGCATCCCGCTCGGCGTGGCGGGGTCGTACGTGATCCTGTTCATCGTCTTCGGTGCCTTCCTCGAGAAGTCGGGCGCGGGGCAGTTCTTCATGAACTTCGCCAACGCGCTGGCCGGCGGCTCGAGGGGCGGGCCGGGCAAGGTGGCCGTCATCTCGTCCAGCTTGTTCGGGACCATCTCGGGCTCGGCGGTGGCCAACGTGATGGTGGACGGCTGGTTGACGATCCCGATGATGAAGCGTACCGGCTTCAAGCCGGAGGCCGCGGCGGCGATCGAGGCGGTGGCGTCGACGGGCGGGCAGATCATGCCGCCCATCATGGGGGCGGCGGCCTTCGTCATGGCGGAGTTCCTCGGGGTCTCGTACACCGCAGTGATGTTGGCGGCCCTCATCCCTGCGCTCTTCTATTACGCCGCCCTGTTCGCGGCGATCCACTTCACCGCCGTGCGCAGCGGCCTCCGCGGCATCCCCCGCGAGGAGCTGCCGGCGCTGGGCCTCACGCTTCGCCAGCAGAGCCACCTGTTCCTGCCCGTGATCATCATCTTCGCCCTGCTCGTCGCCGGCTTCTCGGCCACCTATGCGGCCATCGTGTCGACCGTGTCGGTGATCCTCCTCTCCTACCTCCGCACGGAGTCACGGATCGGGCTGACGCGGGCCATCGAGGCGCTGCGCGCGGGAGCCGAGCAGACGGTGCCCGTGGCCATGGCGACGGCCGCGGCCGGTATCGTGATCGGCGTGATCATGCAGCTCGGCGTGGCCATCCGCTTCACCGCCTTCCTCGTGGACGTCGCGGCCAGCAACCTGCCGGTGGCGCTGGTCATCACCATGGCGGCAGCGCTGATCCTCGGCATGGGGATGCCGACGACGGCGTCGTACCTGATGCAGGTGGCCATCCTCATCCCCGCCCTGATCAACCTCGGCGTGATGCCGATGGCCGCGCACATGTTCGCCTTCTACTTCTCATGCCTGTCGGCGGTGACGCCGCCGGTGGCGCTGGCCGTGTACGCGGCCGCCTCGATCAGCCGATCGGGCCTGTGGGGGTCGGGCTGGCAGGCCATGAAGTTCTCGGCGGCCGGGTTCATCGTGCCGTTCTTCTTCGTGTACTCGCCGGCGCTGCTCTTCGACGGTGCCTGGATCGACATCGTCCGCGCGACGGTGAGCGGGACCATCGGCGTCATCTGCCTCGCCGCGGGCCTGGAGGGGTATTTCCTCCGGCCCACGATACGGCTGGAGCGGCTCATCTTCATCGCCGCGGCGCTGACCTTGATCCATCCCGGCCTCGCGACCGACCTGATCGGTGTCGGCCTTCTCGGCCTCGGTCTCGGGATGCAGAAGCTGCGACGGCCGGATCCGGTGGGGGTCCCGATAGTGTCGCCGCGATGA
- a CDS encoding TAXI family TRAP transporter solute-binding subunit, translated as MREWNRRTTMMAILVWTMVVGVTSGALAQSKTTLIFSSGPSGGSWVPLAAATAEVVRRAYPDVGIEVEPGGTLVNMDKIMRDKAHMGWTMSTAMAEARERKGRWSDKPVDKMKYVASYYPNVWQLAAPADAGINSVADLKGKAVALPTRAAASLDYGWWPILQAYGLSAEALGTKSYGSISDNVELIKNRQAVAMGWLTGVPASFMLDLGSSQKVRLLPVSEDAVKKVTSLNAGFARFVIPKGTYTGIDQDIVTVQASTSLIVSTGLPADVVYKITKAIVDNRAKFVSVTSAMKNIGPADMAQNFGMPLHPGAERYYREAGLLK; from the coding sequence ATGCGTGAATGGAACCGGCGTACCACGATGATGGCGATCCTGGTCTGGACGATGGTTGTCGGCGTCACGTCCGGGGCCCTGGCTCAGTCGAAGACCACGCTGATCTTCTCCTCCGGCCCCTCCGGCGGGTCATGGGTCCCGCTGGCGGCGGCGACCGCCGAGGTGGTCCGCCGGGCCTACCCCGACGTGGGCATCGAGGTCGAGCCGGGTGGCACGCTCGTCAACATGGACAAGATCATGCGCGACAAGGCGCACATGGGCTGGACCATGTCGACGGCGATGGCCGAGGCACGGGAGCGCAAGGGCCGGTGGAGCGACAAGCCCGTGGACAAGATGAAGTACGTGGCGAGCTACTACCCGAACGTCTGGCAACTCGCCGCCCCCGCCGACGCCGGCATCAACAGTGTGGCGGACCTGAAGGGCAAGGCGGTCGCCCTGCCCACGCGGGCTGCGGCCAGCCTCGACTACGGCTGGTGGCCGATCCTGCAGGCCTACGGCCTCTCCGCGGAGGCGCTGGGCACGAAGAGCTACGGCTCGATCAGCGACAACGTCGAGCTGATCAAGAACCGCCAGGCGGTGGCCATGGGCTGGCTCACCGGCGTGCCGGCGTCCTTCATGCTGGACCTCGGCTCTTCGCAGAAGGTGCGCCTCCTCCCGGTCTCCGAGGATGCCGTCAAGAAGGTGACCAGCCTCAATGCGGGATTCGCCCGCTTCGTCATCCCCAAGGGCACGTACACCGGCATCGATCAGGACATCGTCACCGTGCAGGCCTCGACCAGCCTCATCGTGTCCACCGGCCTCCCCGCCGACGTCGTCTACAAGATCACCAAGGCCATCGTGGACAACCGCGCGAAGTTCGTGAGCGTCACCTCGGCGATGAAGAACATCGGTCCCGCCGACATGGCGCAGAACTTCGGGATGCCGCTTCATCCTGGCGCCGAGCGGTATTACCGGGAGGCAGGACTCCTGAAGTGA
- a CDS encoding acetate--CoA ligase family protein, translating into MPDIASSSVGPGIDALLRPRSIALVGASADTARYSGRPLRFLVKHGYPGALYPVNPRYDRIGDHPCFPDVAAVPDPVDLAIIMLSALHVLAALEECAKKGVRAALVMSSGFAELGAAGRQAQQRVSELAVTTGMRICGPNSGGIINVRDRVGASLLSCLELDTLIPGDIALVSQSGTVCNAPFNRAQDRGIGFACLVSSGNEADLDVPDFVEYFAEDDGVRVIVAYVEGVKDGTRFLRAATRAAERGKPLVVLKVGAHERGRAVIASHTGAAAGSDSAFQAVFARTGAIRVHDLDEMIDVASVLAGSRRPRLPGVAVVAVGSGGAAGLLADMTAGAGLDLADFTEPTKQALGPLVSPLCTLTNPLDLAGVSGLASEEPAMLRACLPVIAADPGVGSIVVALPSLPYYCGEIAEALVDFHRSGPVPLLVTWLAGSLSRRGFDILERHGVPLLRSCEAAVRGLRALLDHARFKDRAPGTAAVAAPEPSTTAAAQRILADRAGTLPEDETKRLLALYGIPGVPERRAASAADAVRAAREIGYPVALKIVSADIAHKQQVGGIRLGVSGDAAVRREFRALVAEVERSLPAAAIEGVLVQAMAREGLDVFLGMLRDPQFGAVVMLGLGGLLGARPGALTSGLAPLDAAGATRMVRESEVGRLLEAHRGLGFAPEGLIDLLGRFSRLAADVAPWVSAIDVNPVRLFPRPGAAAVLDAKCYFTSPSADGASPDGACGDANPQRRWTDA; encoded by the coding sequence ATGCCGGATATCGCCTCTTCTAGCGTCGGCCCCGGGATCGACGCGCTGCTCCGCCCGCGCTCGATCGCCCTCGTGGGTGCCTCCGCGGACACGGCCAGGTACAGCGGCCGTCCGCTGCGCTTCCTGGTCAAGCACGGCTACCCGGGCGCCCTCTACCCCGTCAACCCGCGCTACGACCGCATCGGCGACCATCCGTGCTTTCCCGACGTCGCGGCGGTTCCGGACCCCGTCGACCTGGCGATCATCATGCTCTCCGCCCTCCACGTGCTGGCCGCCCTCGAGGAATGTGCGAAGAAGGGCGTGAGGGCCGCGCTGGTGATGAGCTCGGGCTTCGCCGAGCTGGGCGCCGCGGGGCGCCAGGCCCAGCAGCGGGTCAGCGAGCTGGCAGTGACGACCGGCATGCGGATCTGCGGTCCGAACTCCGGCGGGATCATCAACGTGCGCGATCGCGTCGGGGCGAGCCTGCTGAGCTGTCTCGAGCTGGACACTTTGATTCCCGGGGACATCGCGCTGGTCTCGCAGAGCGGCACGGTCTGCAACGCGCCCTTCAACCGCGCCCAGGACCGCGGGATCGGCTTCGCCTGCCTCGTCTCCAGCGGCAACGAGGCCGACCTCGACGTGCCCGACTTCGTCGAGTATTTCGCGGAGGACGACGGTGTGCGGGTGATCGTCGCCTACGTCGAGGGCGTGAAGGACGGCACGCGGTTCCTGCGCGCGGCCACGCGGGCGGCCGAGCGCGGCAAGCCCCTCGTCGTGCTGAAGGTCGGCGCCCACGAGCGGGGGCGCGCGGTCATCGCCTCCCACACGGGGGCCGCGGCCGGCTCGGACTCGGCGTTCCAGGCGGTCTTCGCCCGCACCGGCGCCATCCGCGTCCACGACCTCGACGAGATGATCGACGTGGCCAGCGTCCTTGCCGGCTCGCGGCGGCCCCGCCTGCCGGGTGTAGCGGTGGTCGCGGTCGGCTCCGGCGGTGCGGCCGGCCTGCTGGCCGACATGACGGCGGGAGCGGGCCTCGACCTCGCCGACTTCACGGAGCCGACGAAGCAGGCGCTCGGCCCCCTCGTCTCTCCCCTGTGCACGCTCACCAACCCTCTGGACCTCGCCGGCGTCTCGGGGCTAGCCAGCGAGGAGCCGGCGATGCTGCGCGCCTGCCTGCCGGTGATCGCGGCCGATCCCGGAGTGGGCAGCATCGTGGTCGCGCTGCCGAGCCTGCCGTACTACTGCGGCGAGATCGCCGAGGCCCTGGTCGATTTCCATCGTAGCGGCCCCGTGCCGCTGCTCGTCACCTGGCTGGCCGGGAGCCTGTCGCGGCGCGGCTTCGACATCCTCGAGCGGCATGGCGTGCCGCTGCTCCGCTCCTGCGAGGCCGCCGTGCGCGGCCTGCGCGCGCTGCTGGACCACGCCCGGTTCAAGGACCGGGCGCCGGGGACGGCCGCCGTCGCCGCACCGGAGCCCTCGACGACGGCGGCGGCGCAGCGGATCCTGGCCGACCGGGCCGGCACGCTCCCCGAGGACGAGACGAAGCGGCTGCTGGCGCTGTACGGCATCCCCGGCGTGCCCGAGCGGCGGGCGGCATCCGCGGCCGACGCGGTCCGGGCTGCCCGCGAGATCGGCTATCCGGTCGCGCTCAAGATCGTCTCGGCGGACATCGCCCACAAGCAACAGGTCGGCGGGATCCGCCTCGGAGTGTCGGGCGACGCCGCCGTGCGCCGCGAGTTCCGCGCGCTCGTCGCCGAGGTCGAGCGCTCCCTGCCGGCGGCGGCGATCGAGGGCGTGCTGGTGCAGGCGATGGCGCGCGAGGGTCTCGATGTCTTTCTCGGGATGCTGCGCGACCCGCAGTTCGGGGCCGTCGTGATGCTCGGCCTGGGCGGGCTCCTGGGGGCGCGGCCCGGAGCGCTCACCTCGGGGCTGGCGCCGCTCGATGCGGCGGGCGCCACCCGCATGGTCCGCGAGAGCGAGGTGGGACGTCTGCTCGAGGCGCACCGCGGCCTCGGCTTTGCCCCGGAGGGCCTCATCGACCTGCTCGGGCGCTTCTCGCGCCTGGCCGCGGACGTCGCGCCATGGGTGTCGGCCATCGACGTCAACCCGGTGCGGCTCTTTCCGCGGCCCGGCGCCGCCGCCGTCCTCGACGCCAAGTGCTACTTCACGTCACCGTCGGCCGATGGGGCGTCCCCGGACGGCGCGTGCGGTGACGCAAACCCGCAACGGAGGTGGACAGATGCGTGA
- a CDS encoding hydantoinase B/oxoprolinase family protein, with translation MAALDQIALGIVWGRVIGLLDEASATLVRISFSTLVRESNDFSIVLTDARGNALAQASASLGSFVGTLPATVRHFLALFPPETLEPGDVLVTNDPWLGTGHLPDVSIVKPIFHAGRLVAFSASTAHAPDIGGKIRSVEPREVFEEGLQIPPMKLLSRGAIDATLERIIRKNVRTPDLTMGDLMAQVKVNELVERRVSALIEEYALEDFTGFARQVQEASERAMRAAIRRLPNGTYHAETFTDGLADPVRLQAAVIVRDDEVLVDYAGSHPQVDRALNVVPIFTYSYTAYTLKCVLLPHAANNDGCFRPIRTTAPEGSILNPRFPAAVGARMLVGHYIPFLVLQALAGVVPERVIAAAGSPLWSINYNGVMPGGARCVGQFFLNGGYGASAGRDGYSTLSFPANASNTPVEMIERIGPLRVAAKALVPGSGGAGRYRGGLGQRVVLQSRSPERLSILFVAERTKTPAPGLAGGEAGAAGSVWINGKAVDPTVSHVLAPGDEVTIQTPGGGGYGPPDQRDPRLVARDREHGYV, from the coding sequence ATCGCCGCCCTCGATCAGATCGCTCTGGGCATCGTCTGGGGCCGCGTCATCGGCCTCCTCGACGAGGCCTCGGCGACGCTGGTCCGGATCTCCTTCTCCACCCTGGTGCGCGAGTCCAACGACTTCTCGATCGTGCTCACCGATGCTCGCGGCAACGCGCTCGCGCAGGCCTCCGCGAGCCTCGGGTCCTTCGTCGGCACCCTGCCGGCCACTGTCCGGCACTTCCTGGCGCTCTTTCCGCCGGAGACACTGGAGCCGGGCGACGTGCTCGTCACCAATGACCCGTGGCTGGGCACCGGTCACCTGCCGGACGTGAGCATCGTGAAGCCCATCTTCCATGCCGGCCGCCTGGTGGCGTTCTCGGCGAGCACGGCGCACGCCCCCGATATCGGCGGCAAGATCCGCTCGGTGGAGCCCCGCGAGGTGTTCGAGGAAGGGCTGCAGATCCCGCCGATGAAGCTGTTGAGCCGCGGCGCCATCGACGCGACCCTCGAGCGGATCATCCGGAAGAACGTGCGCACCCCGGACCTGACCATGGGCGACCTCATGGCCCAGGTGAAGGTGAACGAGCTGGTGGAGCGGCGGGTCAGCGCGCTCATCGAGGAGTACGCCCTGGAGGACTTCACCGGGTTCGCCCGGCAGGTCCAGGAGGCGTCGGAACGGGCGATGCGGGCGGCGATCCGGCGACTGCCGAACGGGACGTACCACGCGGAGACGTTCACTGACGGCCTCGCCGATCCCGTGCGCCTGCAGGCCGCGGTCATCGTGCGCGACGACGAGGTCCTGGTCGACTACGCCGGCAGCCACCCGCAGGTCGACCGCGCCCTCAACGTGGTGCCGATCTTCACGTACTCCTACACCGCATACACGCTCAAGTGCGTGCTGCTGCCCCACGCGGCGAACAACGACGGCTGCTTCCGGCCGATCCGGACGACGGCGCCCGAGGGCTCGATCCTCAACCCCCGCTTCCCGGCCGCCGTCGGGGCGCGGATGCTCGTCGGCCACTACATCCCGTTCCTGGTCCTGCAGGCGCTGGCCGGCGTGGTCCCCGAGCGTGTGATCGCGGCCGCCGGCTCTCCGCTGTGGAGCATCAACTACAACGGCGTGATGCCGGGCGGCGCCCGGTGCGTCGGGCAGTTCTTCCTCAACGGCGGCTACGGCGCCAGCGCCGGGCGCGACGGCTATTCGACGCTCAGCTTCCCGGCAAACGCCTCGAACACCCCCGTGGAGATGATCGAGCGTATCGGGCCGCTGCGGGTGGCGGCCAAGGCCCTCGTGCCCGGATCCGGGGGGGCCGGGCGATACCGCGGCGGCCTCGGCCAGCGCGTCGTCCTGCAGTCTCGCTCGCCCGAGCGGCTCTCGATCCTGTTCGTCGCCGAGCGGACGAAGACGCCCGCGCCCGGCCTTGCGGGCGGAGAGGCCGGCGCCGCGGGCAGCGTGTGGATCAACGGGAAGGCGGTCGATCCCACGGTGTCGCACGTGCTCGCGCCGGGCGACGAGGTGACGATCCAGACGCCGGGCGGGGGCGGGTACGGACCTCCGGATCAGCGCGATCCGCGGCTCGTCGCGCGGGACCGCGAGCACGGTTACGTCTAG